TAAGAAAATGATATATAGACAACTgacattcttttaaatataaagtcATCCCAGCCAGGGACAgtgttttttccttctatttatacgaattttattttatattccttagtgacattttaaattgtctttCTACAGATCATGCATTTTGTTGAattgttaatttgcattttaaagcacAAAGTGGATTATACCACTTTCTTCCTCAGTTGGTTTCTGTGGCTTTCAAGTTTACTGAATAGTCACTGAAATCCTCAGCATGGCACTTGAGAACCTTCATGATTaggttcttcctctctttctaggCTTATCCTCTGCTACATTCCACAGTATACTCACCCCACTGGCCTATTGAACAAGTCCATGATGACTTAGTTCATGACTGGAATTATCAGATAAAAAGAGTTAGATAAAAAATACAGGACACCATATTAAATTTGTATGACTTCTAACAAGGAATaattttttagtgtaagtatggCCCATACaatattttccccttttctcaATGTACATATGACAGGCAATTAGAAATTACCCATATACATTTGATTCCCTGTATTATTATTTGCTTAAATCCAGCAACACTACCCATGATCTTTATGAGGTTTCTCTTCATTCTCTGACTACACATATCCTTCAGGACTTAGTCAAATACCAATTTTAACATAAGCTCTTTTGCCTCTTTACTGTCTTCATAGAGTTCATAGGTTGAATGTCTTTCACATTGCAAGTTAActgagcatttatttttctccatttttccatAATGCCTGATGTCTACttagcactcagtaaatgtttgctgatccTTTTGTAGTTCAGAAGCAAGATGATTGGGTTTTCATGCTCATGTGCGAGATGTGTCTCCCTCAAATCTTGTTATGACATCAGCACATTGTCCATATGAtgtgaggaaaaataaataaacatttgcagaataaatgaataaatgatggcAATAAATTATTATAAGTTGAAGTAAGTATCATGATGGATGTTATCGGTAAACTAAGACAGACTTTATAAAAAGTTATCTTAAAGCTAAGGTAGTATAAATATTCTTTCATAAGTAACACGGCTTTGtgtttgtctttaaaatatataataagatgAAAACTCCACATAAAATTGGTAATTGCATCAACTAAATGTTAGGGGGTTATGTCAACAGCGAGTTAGGAAACCAGAACTGAAAGCGTTCCTACTCTGAAGCTATAGGTATCCATCCTTCAAAGATATTTGCACAGTGCCTTAGACTCTAGGAGATGAACTCTCAGGTTTAAATACGAATGTAGGATACTAATACTTTCTCCTTTTGGATATGTCAAGATGTCATCTCCTATAAAAATTTTGAATATCATTTCCTTGAGTTAATTTCTCCCTTTAAAGTCCAGCATAATTGACATCATAGACATCTGCTAGGAATTGTGCTCCAGGAGAACTATAATTACTTAGATTAATGCTGATAAAGTTTCCTCTGAGCATCACCTAACTCAGGACAGAGCCAACTTACTGTTACAATTAGCGACATCAATGTGTTTATGATCCTTCATCATTTCAACTCCCACTTTggaccttcaaaaaaaaaaatagaacaataaatTAGCCTGCTCTATGCCCACGTAACATCAAAGTGAATCATCTCCTTGTGAGTgaaggaaaaattttaattttctataactggaagctattattattgttgtaaaTTTTAGATATATTGGGTATTGTAAATGAGTGAAGATTTTGAAAGACTTTGTACTCTGCTGAGAGCACCTGAAGTCCAGGGCAGCTCTACCGATCTGCCACATGTAATCACTGTGTCTTGGAATTTtagattcaaaatatttttctaatttacaagttctcttctctctttctgcttcCACATCTCCTGTTCAAGTTTGCAGAATAGTTTCCTTGGATTACTGTGAGCCTCTAATTGGCCATGCAGGTCTCAGTTTTATCCCACCTAAGTTTTTCAATCCGACTGCCAGAGCACCCTTTCTCATTGCAAATCCAACTGCACTACTGCTTACATCCCTTTACTGTCTCCCCATCATGTACCCAAGGAATCCAGCCTTTTTGGGTGGCAGGTAGACCTTCTATCGGAGGgcctcttcttcatttttaattcacatttcctgCTATGATTACCTTTGACTTTTCCGACAAACTTGCTTTCTGAAGATCATAAGCTTTATGAAGGAAGGTAATGCATGTGTCTGGTCCACTGCTCTATCCTTAATATCTATCAAGGTGACTGGCAGAAAGTATTGTTGAATCTGATGTGTTGATAAATGTACCTTACATTTCTTTCCTCCAACTGATGAAAGATGACTCTCTTCTTGCTTGAAAGCTCTTACTCACACTTTGTTTCAAACCTCTGTATATGGCCATGTaagtggaggaaggaagaaaaggattaAGGGGAGAATGGGGACCTAAGTGCCAAGTATAACAGATATAAGTGGTACCTGATTCCCTGCTATGGATGTCTCTCCACATGCCATCCTGAGAAGGAAAGGATCAGCATGTTTTCATCCTTTCTAGGATTTAGGCATAAGGATGGTTGACGGGTAGGAAGAGATTTGATGAGCTGTACCATCAGAGATAAAAGGGAAGGAACAGAAACTTAACTGTGCTTTTACTTTTCAGAAGGGAGCCAGGAACTAGATCAGGAGCCAAAACTTAGATAATGAGATAAGATGCTGGAATGCATGTTATTTTGTCATGTTTGGTGCCTACTCTTAGCATATTTTTTTGAAAGCTTATGGAAAAAAGACTCTAAACTTGACTTTGAAAACTGCTAGAAGGGGATAGCTGTGAACCTAGCATTCTACTCTGTCACCAAGCTTAGGAGAAATAAATCTtcgtaggggaaaaaaaaggggtACTAGCagaattgaaagagaaaaagaaatggactgAGCCTGTGAGACTTATGGAAAGTTAGCAAATGAGCACAAGTCTCTGGAACTGATAGATGTCTTAGGGCttgcctcacagttctgggaTTTGTAATAACAGATAGTTACCCTTTGCAAATCCTCAAAGTGGCCCATGTAGCAACCCTGATGGTTCATTCTAATCAACAAAGAGGTTTTCAGGTTAGTGGATAACAGGGAAACCAGGAAGTGAGCATCTGTTTGTGAGTCGGGGGAGAAAAGCTTAGCGTTGTTGCAGCCATGATTGATAGAGGAAACATGCTTCCACCCTGGTTTGTGGCGGTCTGTTGAACTAGGAGTTTGCAGGAATCACTAGGTCACAACATGAGGAGTAAGAAGGACTTCTCCACCCTGAGAGGTATATACTGAGGAATATCTGATCATAGGATCAACTGGAGAAAACCAGTAGGAACTGGCTTTTTAGAAAGATCACTGAGTGTAGAGAATGGATGAGAGAGGGTATGACTGCTGGGAGAGAGACCAGTTGGGAAGCTGGTACGGGTAAAATCTAGATGAGATGATTATGGTCTGAACTTGCATAGCAGCACTGTGCATAGGGCAAAATGGATCAATGCAAAGATATTTaagagcaaaaacaacaaaatatgatATGGGAGGTGAAGGAGCATGGATGTTATCATACGCTTTTCaaggaatctttttttcagtGGAACATCTATGAACACACAGAAGAACAGTTATAGCAAAACACATGACTGAAtggacaatatagtgaaaatgcAAACTTTGGCGTAGAGTGGTGAAGGGAGGCCCCATGAAGACACCACATGTCTTACCTTGAGTAGAGGAGGCCTCTGAGTCATGCTTAATGTCGCAATGGGCAATGTAGCTCTGACTGGGACACTTTTCAGGGAACACTTCTCAGTATAGATGAAAAGTATACTCACTTGTGGAAAAGGCTCTTTTCCTTGTCCGTAAGATAAGATATCTCTCTATTCCGGGTGGTCATGTGGGTCAGAGCCTCACAGGGCATGTGTTGAGGCTTCACACAATAGAAGGCTTCTTGGTCTCTGTTATCCAGATATTCACAGAGTTCAGCACTTGAGTTTAGGGTCAGGCCACATTCAGTGAAGACATGAGAGGTGCCATTAACAAATTtacctttgaaaataattttatcatagcCTTGGTTCCTTGCCCTCCAGAGAGCCGATGCCCCTTCACTGGGATGGATGAGCAGCAGAGACAGGGAGACCTGGCCCTTCCAGAACAGAGTGAAGCTGACCAGGTAGGTGCCATTGTTGAAGTCAGTCACCTTTCCCGAAGCACCTGCCATCAGGGCTGGGGAGGATATCCTGGCCCTCAGGAAATCCCCACCGTATTGCTTCCTGTGTCCCAGGTGGTCCCTCACCTCCAACAGGATGTCCAGTTGGTCTCCCCTGCAGTACGTATCTTGAGGGTTGAGGATGGTGGCTATGCTGTGTGTGGCACTGGTGGTGGTGTTCACATGGGTGAAAGGTCTGGGTGGGATCTGCTGATCTAGTTTCTCTATGATTTCCTTTATTCTGAGTTCAGTCTCTGTTAGTGACTTTAATGGTATCGGTGATGTTTTAGGGAATACGGACTTTGTGGAGTTGTTCCAGTAATGGATGGAGATGGATAAGTTTAGAGTAGACCAAAGCTGAAATGACAAGGATTGCGATATACTATGAAATTAATCTGTCTAGTCATTTTCACTTATTAtgagtttgaatatttgtttacAGTGAATATTTGTATAATTGAATTCAATTTGTTACCAAATTGAATATTTGGTAACAAAGTGGCAGAGTAAaccaaaagagaagagaaagaaggaaatgagatatgatgatgatgatgatatagtattattatatattattatcaatattatttaaaCTGTGACAATTTTGTATAACATATAAGCATTTACACTTTTAcctcaatattttaaagaatgtctGAACAGTTGTAGATATATTCGATCCAAAATATATAGCTCAGAGAATAATTATGAGCAATAAACTGGTGATGATAAGTTTACTCTTTGTTTTCATATATGCCTTACATCCAGTAACATCTATATCTTTTAGTCATGCCTAGTAGTCCTTTTCTCTCCAAATGTATTATAGTTCAAGCCACCAACATTTATCTCCTGGATTATAGTGGCCACCTGAAGGATGATGACTGTCTTCAGACTTCAAGGAAGACAGTCCTGCTTTCCCTCCatttaatttcctcttctgtagcTAAACCagtcattttaaagtaaaactctATTTGTGTCATCTCCCTGCTTAAACCCCTTCAATGGCTTCTTGTAATTCTTGGGTAAACGTCCATTAGCAATATGGCTTTGTCTGTGGCCTATTTTTAACTCTAGTTCTTGCTACTCTCTTCCTTGCTTTTGATGTCTTGATaagacttcttttatttttaggagcTGACCTTCCTTTTTTTCAGCTCTTGCTCTTTACTAATACTTTCTCCTCTTCGTGGATTGCTGAGTAACCTCCGAATTCCCCCAAACCACCTAAACATCTCTTAACTTCTACCTTAGAAATCACTACAACCTCAGAGGTCACTTATGCTTCTGGCACTATACAGTGTTTTATAGGCACTCAAATTCAGTGATTTTCAAATCTTGCTGGTAGTCAGAAACACCTgccaagttttttttaaaaatacaaactcttGGGCTTCAGTCTAGATCAACTGAGTCATAATCACTACATTATGTTGTCCAGGAGTATATGTtttccaaaagcctcaaaagcaaTCTTAGGATCAGATAGATTTGAGAAGAATGATTGTAGACCAGTAGTTGTCAACCCCTCTCACACTTTAGAACACATATAAAGCtttgaaaaaaattcaggccTGGCTGCACTGCACCCCAGCATCAGGCAATAAAACTCTTGTGATTGGTAACAAAGTGGCAGAATAAGCCAAAGGAGAGGAGAAACAAGACAATgagatatcttttaaaaaagatgaacagAACCCAAGTTGAAGTTTTGAAAAAAACCTTGGCAAAGCCAAAAGACAAATCATTGGCAATGCCAACCAAGAAATAGAgatgcaaataaatgaaatccCCCAAAAGAACCTTTTTGTAGATctctggaaaatataaaaatctcacattataaaatagataaaaatacaatttaaaaatggaatagaaaataatcatgtaatatataaataacagtACAAATAAGAATATAATCATCATGATgataaacttttttctatttttcccaccTCCGCAAGTCACAGGCTGAGATGCTTTTATTGGTGAGTACAGATATCCCTAACTTATATAACAAGGAAAAACAATCCAATCAATTTTATGAGCTTGGAATATATTTTATACTAAAACTAGGTAAGTATGATACAAGAAAAATACAGGCCCATTTTATTCATGgacatgatttttaaattctctgtctctttctctctgtgtgtatgtgcatatatgtatatacatacaaaagtGTATAGGTAGATTAGATAAATATATACAGATGTGTGTGCATTTGTCATGGTTGATTATGGGTGAATTCAGGGTTGTAAAAATGGTTCTAGAGTGAAAAATCTTGTTGcatcatttatatattaatagaCTAAAGACAAAATCTTATGATTTTTCACTATTCTCAGGCTTATCTGATTGGGATTGCAGTTGCAATAAAAGCATTTGATGTAGTTCAACATTTACTTAGCATTAAAATTCAGTAATAGGAaaccttaaacattttaaaaatcaaggagaCAAGGACGTTAGCCACCATTGACTCAATTAATGTTCAACATAATGTTAGAAGTcctgaacaataaaataaaacaaacaaaaatccaaggTATGAGACTGATGGAGGAGAAGcgactttttttcccttcttttctttgttttttgtaggTGTTGTGACTGTCTACAAAGAAACCAGAGTTAGCAAATTATTAGCATGAAGATAATCAGCAAGGAGTGGAATACAAAACAAACTCACAAACTCAAAAGCATTTCAGTTATAGATACAATTGAAGAAGCTCTGTCCTTAATGGAGGTATTTTGAAAACTCttttaaggatatttttaaaatgcctgaatgaatgaaaagatgtagcactttgaaatgtaGTAAGGCTTAATTTGATAAAGTTGTtaattctctctcaaaaaatttaaaaattttctttatttctaatcaAATTCTTAAGGTGGAAGATGGAATCTgattaattctaaaattttaggGAATATAATTGTCTATAAATcgtaactatttaaaaaatattagccctAGTGTAAATTATcgaaagaaaatagaattataaagTGCAATATCAATCAAATAAACCAATCAAAAGGAGTAGACACCTTCGAAGCAGACTTGAAGTTTATTATAGGTTAATGGTAACAtcagaaatcagaaaattatatttaataaattgtatCAAGAAACTGGTTTCACTATATTGAAAAAACCCCAAAGATTCCTATCACACACGACATACTAAAGATCCAAATGAATTAAAGGCCTAAATAGGAATATTGTAACTAAAAGTTcaatataaagaaatttataatTTCCTTATGACCTCACATCAgcaagtatttcttaaataagacctccaaagtgattctcctgcctcagcctcctgaatagctgggattacagacgccagccaccatgcccaactaattttttgtatttttagtagaggcagggtttcaccatgttggccaggctggcctcaaactcctgacctcaagtgatctgcctgcctcggcctcccaaagtgctggaattacaggtgtgagccaccatacccggccgaTTAATCCAATTTATTTAGGAGACTGAATAAATTAAACTTTGTATATTCATAGAATGAAATACATGCAGTTCTCAGACATCATGAAGTACATTGACATATAACAACATGATTAGATTTCAAAAAgctattttgaatgaaaaaattaaagtatttatgtaagttaaaataaatataaacactaACTCGTAACTATATATCTTCCTAgtccacatatatacataaatacacgTACTGAATAAGAATTGAAACACTCTGAGAAATAACTAGTATGGAATGGGTACGTattgggaaaagaggaaggagagtATGGGtgggaaataatttttgtttaagttgTAACAAAAGAGTTCTGTTTCATATATGACCAAGTAACTTCTGGCTCTCTTTCAGACAGCAATGTTCAACTCTGAACGAAATGCCAAAAACAAGTACCTGAAGGCTAAAGACAGTGAACAAAAGCAGGCAAGTTTTGGTGGGAAGATGAAACTTGGAAGAAGGTGCCATTAAGAGGAGGTAAGTTTCCTGTTTTTGATGTGTTAACCTGAGGGCAGTCCACTAAGAGAGTAGCTAAAACACAATAGAAATAGaaagccatcttttttttttttttttttttttggcttcaacAACCTGAGAGCAGAGTCTGCAGCAACACAGTCACTGGAAGGAGGGGGAAATCCTggaacacagagagacagagaaggtcaTGCCCCAATTTCTGAGTATGAACTTTGCTTAGATCTCTAGCTGACCCCTGAAGCATACCTATGGGGTAGACACAAAGCAGTCTGCAGCTAGTCAGAACTCAACTGAGATGTGAGTTCCTTATAACCACAGGTTGGGTCAGTTTGCAGTTTGAGTTGAACCAAGTTAATCGATTGCCTGCCACAACAAAAACATCGACACTATTCTGAGAAGTGAAACAGAATCCGTGATCTCCACAACGTAACAGTCACAATGTCCAGGACACAATTCACAATTACTCAGCATAGGAGGAACCAGAAAAATGCAGTCCTTTGCAAAAGATAAGACAATTAATGGAAACCAACCCTGAGAAAACATAGATGTTGGCCTGATCAGATAAGGACTTTGAAACAGCTATTATAACTATGCTCAATGaggtaaaagaaaatatgttgtaATGAATGGAAGATAAGAAATCTCAGCAAGGatggagaaatatttagaaatgttgatgaaaagagtcaaactctgtaaaatatttgaatagctttattctgagccaaatctGAGTGACcatgtgacacagccctcaggaggtcctgagaacatgtgcccaaggcggTTGGGGTTCAGCTTGGTTATATATATTTaggggaggcatgagacatcaatcaaatacatttgaaaaatacattggTTTGTTCCAGTAAGGCAGGACAATTTGAAGTCGGGGGGATGatgcttccaggctataggtaaatttaatcattttcggattgacaattggttgagtttgtctaaagacctggaattAATAGAAGAATTTGAGCAagataaaaaaatcagagcttcgTCCTCAGAAAGAACCAAACAAATTTTACAAAAGAACAAACAATATCTGAGATAAAAATATATCTCTTAATTCACTACGCTAAACTGTCCCCCtgcttttcagtgtttatctgtTAGGTCAAGTTTATGTTTATCAATTGTGtttagaccttgtctctatttactAAGTTAAGGTCTTTTTGATTTATAAGTTTCTGAAAGAGGCCTAATAAAAATTCCCACTATAGCTGTGGCTATATCAATTTTAGCTTGTGATTCTGACTGTTCCCACTTATGTATGTTGAGATTTTTTGCTAGGGCCattcacatttattattattatatcttctttGTAAATTGTTCCTTATGTAGCATCTCACTTTATccttatttatgtcttttttaaaattctattttctttactttttaacatCAATATTTTGTCAGAATTTAGTAGagtaaaatgtttaagaaaatcaaggaaagaaaatatgagcCAGAAATTTTATAAGAAGACAAACTGACCTTTCATTATAAGAGTCACAGGCAAATTCTAATGAAAACATTAGAATTCAGGGACTATTTTGCCCAGATCCTTCCTAAGGAATCTACTAA
Above is a genomic segment from Chlorocebus sabaeus isolate Y175 chromosome 1, mChlSab1.0.hap1, whole genome shotgun sequence containing:
- the NXPE1 gene encoding NXPE family member 1: HSISQSLSFQLWSTLNLSISIHYWNNSTKSVFPKTSPIPLKSLTETELRIKEIIEKLDQQIPPRPFTHVNTTTSATHSIATILNPQDTYCRGDQLDILLEVRDHLGHRKQYGGDFLRARISSPALMAGASGKVTDFNNGTYLVSFTLFWKGQVSLSLLLIHPSEGASALWRARNQGYDKIIFKGKFVNGTSHVFTECGLTLNSSAELCEYLDNRDQEAFYCVKPQHMPCEALTHMTTRNREISYLTDKEKSLFHKSKVGVEMMKDHKHIDVANCNNKSEKIEEKCQVGMKPPVPGGYTLQRKWITTFCNQVQLDTIKTNGCLKGKLIYLLGDSTLRQWIYYLPKVVKTLKFFDLHETGIFKKHLLLDAERHTQIQWKKHNYPFVTLQLYSLIGHDYIPREIDQLSGDKNTAIVITFGQHFRPFPIDIFIRRAIGVRKAIERLFLRSPTTRVIIKTENIREMHIDTERFGDFHGYIQYLIMKDIFKDLNVGIIDAWDMTIAYDTNTVHPPDHVIGNQINMFLNYIC